The genomic region GAAGACGCGACCCAGGAATCCCAGGACCAGGGGTGCGTTGCGGGCCCGCAGCAGGCGCCAGGCCGGGTGGGTGTCGGCGAGCAGCCGGATCTCTTCGATGTCCACGCTCACCCTCCTCCACGACGACCCCTCAATGCCGGCCCGAGGGTAGCCGCAGGAACGGACGGTCGGTGGCCCGACGTACCGTGAACGGGGTCAGGTCAACGCACCGCTCGGGAGGGTCAGATGAACGCACAACGAGCCGGCTGGTACGCCGACCCTCACGACCAAGCTCAGCTGCGCTACTGGAACGGCAGCGCATGGACCGAGCACCGGTCCCCGAAGCACGGAGGACTGACGCCGGCTCAGGACGGACCCACCGGGCGGTGGTACTTCGTGATCACGCTGGCCAGTCTGGGACTGCTCGCTGCCGTCCCGTTCTTCCACGCCGCATCGCGTCTGGACCGGCCGCAGACCCGCAAGGCGGGCACGGCGATCGCGGCAGTCAGCATCGTGGGGTTCGTGCTCATCGGCCTCTCTCCGACCGACGAGGCAGGCGACCCGACCGGTTGGCTGTCGAGCCTCGGCGCGGTCCTCATGATGTCGGTGATGCTCGTGGCCTCGCTGCTGCTCTTCGGGCTGCGCCGCGAGGTCTACCGGCCCTCCTCGACCGCTGCTCCGCTCCCGGTCACGCCACCCAGCGGCAACCAGGGGGCGATGGCCACCGTCGAGCAGGCACGGCGTCGCCGCGACGAGGCACGCAAGCTGGCCGCCACCGATCCGATGATGGCCCGCGAGCTCGGCATCGGCCGTCCCGACGTGGAGCTGGGCTACGACGACGGCGGGCTGCTCGACCTCAACACGGCCACCCCGGCGCAGCTGAGCACCGTGTGCGGGTTGCCGCCTGCAGTCGCCCACGAGGTCGTGACGGCCCGCTCCGGCCTGGGCCGGTTCCTGGTGGTGGAGGACGCGATCGTCTTCGGCCAGGTCGGCGAGGAGCACGCGCCGACACTGCGCGACCGCGGGCTCGTCATCACCGACCTCTGACTCAGAGCGGGGGGACTGCGGCTCAGCGGCGCAGCACCTTCTCCATCGTCTTGCCGCGCGCGAGCTCGTCGACGAGCTTGTCGAGGTAGCGGATCTTCTGCATCAGCGGGTCCTCGACGTCCTCGACGCGCACTCCGCAGACGACGCCGGTGATCAGCGTGACCTGCGGCGGCAGCGACGCGGCGGCGAAGAACCCCTCGAAGGTCGTGCCGGCCCCGAGGTGCGCCTCGACCTGGGCCGGGTCCAGACCGGTCAGC from Nocardioides salarius harbors:
- a CDS encoding DUF2510 domain-containing protein codes for the protein MNAQRAGWYADPHDQAQLRYWNGSAWTEHRSPKHGGLTPAQDGPTGRWYFVITLASLGLLAAVPFFHAASRLDRPQTRKAGTAIAAVSIVGFVLIGLSPTDEAGDPTGWLSSLGAVLMMSVMLVASLLLFGLRREVYRPSSTAAPLPVTPPSGNQGAMATVEQARRRRDEARKLAATDPMMARELGIGRPDVELGYDDGGLLDLNTATPAQLSTVCGLPPAVAHEVVTARSGLGRFLVVEDAIVFGQVGEEHAPTLRDRGLVITDL
- a CDS encoding DUF2200 domain-containing protein, translated to MHRIFTTPIADVWPHYVAKLERKGRSRAELDEVVHWLTGLDPAQVEAHLGAGTTFEGFFAAASLPPQVTLITGVVCGVRVEDVEDPLMQKIRYLDKLVDELARGKTMEKVLRR